Within the Saccharomonospora amisosensis genome, the region AAGGGCTCATCTTGACGTTGCGACGGATCGTCATGCTGCCCCCGCTGGGGAGCAGTCGAGAGTTCTGGGATCTCGTCTATCCGGACGGTCTGCCGGAAGGTGATTTCGCCGTGGACCTGCCAGGGCACGGCGCGGCGGCCACCGAACCGAGTGCGTACCGAACGGCGTGCCAGGTACTCGAGCAAGGCGTCGAGACTGTGTGGCTTCATGGCAAGCATGGGGCCGCCATCGAGGACAACGCCGCCTTCGGTCGCGTCGTCGAGGCGTTCGCAGCGCGTGCCACGATCGCGCCGCGCAGCCGGATGGCCGCGCGGGTTGCGCCGGCAGTTCGTCAGCGGAACACGTCGGCGTTGGCCTTCGCCCAGTCCTCGAAGGTGCGCGGTGCACGGCCGGTCAACTCCGCGACACATGGTGACACGTGACCGTGTACCCCGCTCTCGTCCGCCATGTGCCGCATGATGCCGTCGACCATGCCGGGTGGGTAGCCCTCGTTGAGCCACTCGGCCCGAGCCACGTCCGGAGGAACGTTGATGGTCCGGATCTCCTTGCCGGTGACCTTGGCGATAACCGCGGCCTGTTCCTCGATACTGATGGCCTCTGGTCCGGTCAGCGAGTAGGCCTTGCCCTCGTGCCCGTCCGAGGTGAGCACGGCGACCGCGGAGGCGGCGATGTCCAGCGGATCGATTGGTGCCTGCTTGATGTGCGCATACGGCTCGCGCACGTAGCCCTCGTTCTTGACGGTCTCGGCCCAGGACAGCGCGTTGGTCATGAACTGGCCCGGCCGCAGGAAGGTCCACGGAAGTCCGGACTCGCGCACGGTCTGCTCACCCCGGCGGTGGAAGCTGGTGTGCGCGTCCTCCGCGCTCTCGTCCACCACCGCGATCACCGACATCCGGACGAGCAGCTGTACACCGCTCTCTTTCGCCGCCTCGATCACGTTGCCGTCGTAGGTACCTGTCTCCGGCGCACCGAACGTCGGCAGCAGCACGAACGCGCGCTCGACACCGTCGAAGATTCCCCGCAAGGTCTCGGGCTTGCTCAAGTCACCGCC harbors:
- a CDS encoding SDR family oxidoreductase, with amino-acid sequence MILVTGATGPVGGQVVAQLVEAGQQVRALTRDPKGSRFSGDVDVVGGDLSKPETLRGIFDGVERAFVLLPTFGAPETGTYDGNVIEAAKESGVQLLVRMSVIAVVDESAEDAHTSFHRRGEQTVRESGLPWTFLRPGQFMTNALSWAETVKNEGYVREPYAHIKQAPIDPLDIAASAVAVLTSDGHEGKAYSLTGPEAISIEEQAAVIAKVTGKEIRTINVPPDVARAEWLNEGYPPGMVDGIMRHMADESGVHGHVSPCVAELTGRAPRTFEDWAKANADVFR